The sequence CCCCTTGCGCGCACATCCGGGCCAccgaaagtgatttgtataagttatatatctTGCTTCACATTCGATGTAAAACCAATAAAGTTTATGTATTATCTAGGGTTGATATTCAGAATGTTTGAGTCTGTTGTCTATATCTGTGTGACTGTCAGATAAAACTACATGTAGCTGTGTTCCATAAATCTGCTTGTTATGGTATCAATGTCGAAGTTTGGCATTAGGGTCGGAGGAGAAACTTAAACTTGGAGAGGGTCAGAGGAAATTCGGATATCCACGGGTTAGAATGTCGAAGTTAACCCCTGTATACATTCTGCTTGAACACTATAatatattctttcatacctacgggtgtaatactggctggtctagagcaatacactcatgtcgcctgagacTGTATACTAGccttgcatggctacccatgcgatattataaagcctcgtgacgtcacggcgtcaacaaaatctctatttcctcggtaaaattttaacttttttttccacaaatatgactggttatactataaaagatgcaaacaacggaatttgtgttgatattatcacgaaatttttcatatatggaaaattgacttccagtcgtggatttcttctaatttatttcaaaatgacggAATATTATAGCTGttaaattgtaataaaacgtcgaggtatgaaagaaaaatactctttcataagtggatatgaaggatagggatattctaccctcgggatcacaaaatgttgcaaaaccctcggcaagcctcgggttttactacattttgtgaccctcgggtagaatatccctatccttcatatccacatatgaaagagtcttataatactCGTCTGACTGTACATTGTGTGTCCATCTTATCatgtatatttcttcatataccATTATGTCCTcatttaacacattttcatGAATGAATCAATAAAACTCTTGAAATCCTGAAAACTCAAGGATGAGAGAGACAAGTCCTCGTGGCCTCGATAACATTATACAGACACCAAACTATGATGGCTCCATCTCCTAAAATCTTAACAGTTAGGCTACTGACTGCTAAACATACCTTAACCGAAGCGGTTTATATttctaaaaaatataaatgctgAATATCTCGGATAATTTTGCAGACTCGCAAAATGCCGAAATGAAACTAAATTGTGAACTTATAGATTTAAACATATGATTCGTACATTTTTTGGTGATTTAATATTTGGTCTTATgctataaatatagatattatgacgataaataaatttatttcgGAAATGTTGTGACCTGAAGAGTCCAGATTTGGTTATTTTCTTCATCGTTGACCCTCTCAACGTTTATCGTAGGAGTTGACGACAAAGGTAAAAAGCCCGTATGTACATCTTCGGGGAGGTCTTGAAGACATCTTTACATGCTTACTGTATCTCACACTCCCACCTTCCTTTTCTGTGGCTATTCTAGTCTTACTTTTGTGGTATAATACCTgtgaacaaacaaacattttccgGAGAAATCACACCTATCTTGTTTTGTCGGTTCTTGTGTGGTAAATGAAACCTAAACTTTTAGAGTTCAACCACTGACATTTGGCTTTATACACCTCTGTGACAGAGTATTACACATCGTATATTTATAGAGCTTAAAGCCTGTGGTTCAACTAAGGTCTTCTGTTCACTAGGAAGTAAAATCCAGGTACAGATTTTTTTCCGGTGACATAATGGTGTACTATCATCGTGGCTTTATGTTTTTTCTAGTCATATTTGAACTAGTGGATACTATACAAAGTATAAATGAGAGGTCAACATCGTGTTCCTTTTACCAATTTACATAGTTTACATAatgtagtacatgtaaacatgcctaaATCGAATCCTTCTGATAACATCCCTTTAtaggtcatgttctggtgacctttcgGGTTGTCCAATCTTCTGGTGACCTTTCGGGTTGTCCAATCTATAGAGtccctgaaataaaaaaaaatactttcgtGTATATAGCTACATGAATttaacgtcctcttaacagcCAGTGTGAATTACAATCTAATGAATCTATAATCAAAATAAAGCTGAACGGTAGATGGATAGAGTGGTCCTATAGGCCAATTTGATTTTTCTTTCCGTTTATCGAACCGTAAAAGAGAATGTTGGAAAGATAGGAAAGTAATCTCGTATTGCTTTCCGATAGCCTCCGGCTCAAACGCAACCTCCCCAGCTTGCAACTGATCGACCTCAAAGAATCCTCCTCATCCGTCACGCTACGATCAGGGTTTTTTCCCCATTACCATAAAAATAATACTTTCATTTCTACCTGTCATTCTCCCGTCaagctaaaaaaaaataagttattaGATTTATCAAAGTTGTGGTAAGCAATACGAAAGCAGATAATACAGAATTCCATAGTTAATAAACAGTAGAATCCTTGGATAATTAGACAATGTACTTATTTAATGTGACTCCAAGTTATGGCTTATAATAAAATTGCAAGACAATATTTGTCAATAGAATGGTTGTtatggaaaaaatgaaaaagaatgaAAGAAAATTGTTTCATCGTTAAGGTCATACTTCTGCATATGTGCCTTTTAACATATATTCagataaaatattaatctatattattgaaattatgtGATCTACGGGGATggtttataatacatgtacattttcatataattgttttattcgGATGCATTTTACTTTTACGGCATATAGAGTTTGAGACGGaagtaaatagataaatataaaaagtacACGCATTAGAACAAACAATTAACATGTATTTACTGTTTTATTTCTTACTTCTAACAACACAATGACATGTATACTCTGTTTGTTTTTTCAGGATTAGTGATCCTCAATGAACTACTCCGAAAGTGAGACTGTCACCGACAACGTCGATTGTCCCGCGTGTAAGCGCAGGTAAGTACCACTAATTGGCACCTACAGGTAAGTACTCGTTATAGAGTAGACGGTTATATTAATAAGTTACAGGTAAGTACTCATTAAAGAAAGGTATATTAATGTATGGttataacaattaatataaagatAAGAAGCTTTTACAGCAGAGATCAGTAGTCAAGTTTTCCTCATACGGTTACAAAAGTGTGACCAACCACATATAAAAGGCGATAAGTTTAGATCTGAGGACGCTAATTATTAAATCGCAGTTTTCTTTAGTAGCTTGACGACTGACGTTCGCTGAAGTGAAAATTAACttgtatacataaatacatagcCTTATTACCTATACCACTTTGAAGGAGCATTGAAGATGTCGTGACAAACTTTAATACTTACGTAGATATGAGATGTGTTTTGTGGAAGAGGACATCATAGTGAAGGAGACAAAGGATTACAAAATGTCCGGACATGTTGATTAGTATTTAATATCATGATGGGCGTGTTTTTCATATTCAGGGACTCCAAACGATCGGACCATCGACCTTTACGACACCGGAACTCCCTAAAGGGAACCAGAGTTGGTGAGTATTCTCAGAATCACAGTAAATTTcgattatataaaaaaaatatgcgaAGTCTATGTACCAGTGTCAGTATAGCCAGTATAGATTTATATCTTTACCAAATGTTGAAATACAAGAAAAGAAAAGGCAAAGTTGTCACTGGTGATTTTCGCCTGGATTTCATGTATATCTTacagtataaaattatttgatatggCAAGATTTTAGGAGATTTTTTTATGCACACCATACATTTGTACTTGAACCCATattttatgtacacatatatctCTTTATCAATGTCTGAAACTCCATAATTCTGTTATTTCACACGGATGCGCAAATCATATCATCTTTATAAATTGGTAAAACGGGGCACAAAACAGATTTACTAAGAAACACAatgatttggtttggtttattaagtcctattaacagccagggtcatttaaggacggcctcacatgtATGTTGTAtcttgtgtgtgtgtggagtgcgaggtgcgtgttttgggagaatgcggtatgttggtgttgtgtttttttttaactctagtgctatatcattgaagcatgccaCTGGAGATACCAATCAACACACCCCATAAACATTCACATACATTGATTATACAAAAAAAGTGTGTGGATAAGACTTTGTAGtgatatttcatatgtagatatatgtatgtgaaACGTTTTTATATAGTGTTCTGAATTATTCTCAGACAATACATTAAACATTAGTTAACATTTGTTGTGTATATCTTCATCTAAGAGGGTATTTTGAATTGTTGAGTTGTTGCTGAACAACACAATGATGCCCTTGGCGTAAAAGgatacaaatattcaaatgcGGACTTTTCCGTTTGGCGTAAAAGgatacaaatattcaaatgcGGACTTTTCCGTTTCTCTAATAAAAACTTGATGCATGTCGACCAACACAATGACTTATCTAGTGCTACAATGCTATACTATCAGGAAATTGAGATTATGTTAAATTATCGGTagttattttatgttttgaaactgaaacaTTTCGTCATAGTGCgatgttaaagttatatgtgccgtaattttcatattcaCGAATCAAGAAGGGCTTTAGGTATGTTTTTCACCACTAAAAGTTGCCATCAATATgggaattacaatacttacaaatgtataggttttgattttacaaatacaaatgtgtATAAATAAGAGCTAAAAATggttttggcagtactgctaaaaagcATTACATACGGTTGGACCACAAAGCCAAGTTTAGGTCTACATGTTCACTTCACTTTTACCATGTTATTAGTAATTTAAAGGTAAATTCTACAGGTATATTTTCATCtcaacatacataaagcataaaaagAATTTTATAGTGTATACATAATGTGTTGCAAATAATTTTTGTAAGGCATCATATATGTTTTTCGTCCATTTGAaggattttcacagcttaattcgtATAATGTGTTTCAATAGATTAGTGAAGACAAAATGGCATATGGACTTTTTAACACAGTTATGACACATACACCTTAAAGCTCAAATGTTGGGGGAATAAAACACTATCCTTATTAAACTTGATGCAGATGCTCCACGCCTATATCATTAATTTGCTGTGTGTTTATATCCGCGTCGATTGAGATAATCCGACATCTCATCACAAacatatcaaaaaaaaaaaaaaaaaaaaaaaaaaaacacaagcATACAACGCATGCATTTTTTTTGTCATCCTGAAATAAGTCTAGCTGTTTAAAGGACTTAATTTTTAATAGACGAAACAAATATTACGATACTTTAtcattaaaaatgattttgtgtGCGGTTATCCGTATCGATTACGCTACATTGTACGCCGCCATGATGGAATTTATAGTTTCGCCGCTCTGGCTGATCTTTTGTAGCCTTATCTGTAAGTTTATTGATACCAAAATAATATGGCATActctataaattatatatgattttatttgacaGTTGAGGAACATTGGACTAAAGTTCTACAAGCTAACGAGTGTGTGTACAGTCGGCAGTGTACCTGTCGCCATGCTGAGAGATGCAGATCTTTCAAACGAAGAGGTTCTCGGAGAAATGTTCAAAATGTCGACACAGCTGTttcctcgatattccagagaTTTCGGATATGGTTGAATTCCAAATGGAAAGTACACGAAACATTTGATGGTCCTTTCCGGACGGGGTCTCTAAGGCGATCCAAGCGTTATATTAGTGACGCTACCACGGACTCAGGACTGTCCGAATATGATTCAGACTCGAGTGGTCCGCTCCAGAACAGAATTGGACTGTATCGATCTGGAGGGATTAGTACATATATATCCGATTCGGAGGATCCCAATTATGTTTATATCCGGAATAAATCGGATTTTTCCGATGATTTTAAAGATGTGAGCGAATCAAAATTAAACTGTACCACAAAACAGTCTTTGAATGTGCCTTCTTCAGCAACTTCCGGTAGCCCAAATCAGAAtgagaaaaacaaatttaaacgCAAGCAGTTTCTCCAGGTGACGGAACCGGAAGACAAGCGGCTGCCATTGACAATCACAACTAGCTGTCCAGGTGGCAAGTCTCATAGCACATCGCGCCACACGGAATCTCAGAACGAGGTTCCGACTGCCGAGTTTTTCGGCACGTGGCCGATGTCACGAAAACGTCAACAGATGACCGAAGGTGAGTTTATTatctaaaaaataaatgaaacaataaTAATTGAATTTGACTATAGGTGGATATTTTGTACAATTCTTTGAAATGACATTGCTACTGGTGGATTTGTGAGTCCTCAATGTCATCATCATCTGTTTGTTGCGCCTTCGAGTGTCTGAATATACAGTACAAAATGCCTCAattaatgttgaaaataaaaataaaatattgagcaACTATCAGGaattataacaaaaatgttattactAAACAACGAATTCTTCAACACGTCCCTAATATTGAAGTTTTTCTATTTTGGTCGTAAACAAAAAGTCGGGTGGGGGATGGCTTTTAattcttttttctattttcaattttaatgtcACATTCATATGTCATACACAAtcataattacaataaaaacaaagagCTTTATCTATAAAGAGGGAACTCATTTCCTTCAGCTGTGTCTAACGAAGAAATTTAACTGCTATTGATATCCATTTTTAGAAGCCCGGATGTTACATTGTACCCAATTCTTAAGTGGACTATGTTCTTTTTTTTACAGAGGACCTTGATTCCGTGTTTGAAGATGACGGTCGTTTAGGAACAAGGTAAGGCAATTCTAGCTATGTAAGAGGACCGGGTTTGTTGAAGCATTTGTGGTGGAACCTCATAGAATCATTTAATCCATGGATTGTATTAGAGATACCCTGATCTTCTTCTATTCAtattaaacaatacaaacaCCCATAGGTCAATGCTTTCTCTTTCAAATATTACAGTACATCTATTTCCATTGTAACATCGCACGGTCATTAACCGCTATGAAAGTCAAAACCTAGTCAATGACACCAGGTACAACGACCTTGATTCCGACTAGATTCTATTAAAGCggtaaaattaatataatattattctTAATAATCGATGAATGTCtactttgaaaaaatacatCCACTTCCTGCATAAATCAGATGCGACGAGAAAGGCAAATgatgacataaaaaaaatcgACGAACTGCAGGAACTACTACGTTTccgaaacaaattaataaaagtTTTTCAATAATACTTATTGACGTCAATATTTTTGGTCTAAATGAAGTTGCAAAAAACGCAAGATTTCATGTGTAACTCTATGTTAACAATGACGGCTCCTTTCGCTGTTTGCCACATGGTGCGGTATAATTAGAGTGAGGCAGGGAACGACAGCGTTatggaaattaaaatttatctttttaaaattgtCCAGGGAGTGATAATAAGCGTAATAtaaacggtaagttaataacgtTTGTGACACCACACAATTATCAAACTAGTTTAGTAGttacatttcaaaacattttaataagaTATTTGTAAATGACAATGCAAGGTGGAGGACTGCTTTATTTAATGTTACTCAATCATTTTTCCCAGCACAGGTTCCATGAGGATCCTCTTTAGTggatttgaaattgtttcaTTTGATTTCCTGCTCGTTCCCATAGTTATCCAGTCTGTTATTGAAGGTGTTGAGTGATTTTGCTGTTACGACATGATCTGACAGGTTGTCCCATATTGTTGACATTCTGACGGAGGCTATGATCTCAAACGCTTGCTTGACAACTCTAATTTGGCAGTTACTTTAAATATTTCGTTTGCACATTGCAGGTTGTCCTGTTCGGAGAGTCTCCATGGCAACGCCGGTGAATTTCTAATTCCATATAAGGATTTAGAACACGAAGAGCTCCTCAAAGCTGGACGGTCGTGTTCTATATATAGGTAACTATCACAAAGGACTAAATGTATATCCATTATTACCTTGTTAATACTATTTATAATTAGTCGTGACTTACACTCATAGAATTTCGCATGAGTGATGGATAATTTAAGGTAAAATTGTCGTGtatcaaataaacaattaattgtgTTGGCTAAGACATGTTCTGGTACTGTAGGTCGATTGTTGTACTCTAGGTCctttttctgtttatttctAATACCACTATCCTTAAATGACATCGGCTATATCTATTAAACAAGTCCTAAATGCAATAACATTTTGTATTCGAGAAATATACAAGTGTagcattttttcttttcatttttgagtgaattttatttctttaacaGTGGACGTTGGcatggaaatgtaaatatacatcatTTTGGCATGCTGAAGAAAGAAGAATCACGTGATTTCTGGAGCATGGTGACCAAGCTCCACAGAGTTCGACATGAAaatattgccctttttatgggTGCATGCGTGGATCCAAATCATTTTGCTGTAGTGCTAAGGTACGATACAACAAAGCAAAAATCAATTCGAGCAGCAAAAACTTGCAACTAGAAAAACACATGTAACCATCTAGACATACACGGGTCTTTACTGGATTTGAGGAGTAACTCTTAATAGATCAGAATGGCACATTGCATGATACACTATTAAATATACAGTCGGTATTTTGGACATATCGT is a genomic window of Argopecten irradians isolate NY chromosome 10, Ai_NY, whole genome shotgun sequence containing:
- the LOC138333490 gene encoding kinase suppressor of Ras 1-like; its protein translation is MNYSESETVTDNVDCPACKRRDSKRSDHRPLRHRNSLKGTRVVEEHWTKVLQANECVYSRQCTCRHAERCRSFKRRGSRRNVQNVDTAVSSIFQRFRIWLNSKWKVHETFDGPFRTGSLRRSKRYISDATTDSGLSEYDSDSSGPLQNRIGLYRSGGISTYISDSEDPNYVYIRNKSDFSDDFKDVSESKLNCTTKQSLNVPSSATSGSPNQNEKNKFKRKQFLQVTEPEDKRLPLTITTSCPGGKSHSTSRHTESQNEVPTAEFFGTWPMSRKRQQMTEEDLDSVFEDDGRLGTRLSCSESLHGNAGEFLIPYKDLEHEELLKAGRSCSIYSGRWHGNVNIHHFGMLKKEESRDFWSMVTKLHRVRHENIALFMGACVDPNHFAVVLSVQDGVSLYDQIHRRKEKINLQNRIQCLRQVAHGVGYLHAKGIVVRCLSTRNVFMCPKARVSVMDYGIADKNSERSQYACVPRGQLTYIAPEVLSSMRVVPPRLIATVDYSVHTDVYAFGTLMYELMTGQYPYYGLQPETIIWKTCANQKQSLAKVNATRVLTHLIDVSWSHDPKKRPTFAEISRELHRNVSLHKQHSISHPENLNRASLF